In a genomic window of Pseudoxanthomonas indica:
- a CDS encoding DMT family transporter gives MWVGTLYALAAGLMWGLVFIGPLLLPEYPAALQSVGRYLAFGLIALPLAWLDRRELSRLRGQDWREALKLSAIGNLLYYLCLASAIQRAGGPLPTMIIGTLPVVIAITANLRNGHRDGRLPWARLMPSLLVIGLGIACVNQAELAQLRAQSDGDGWRHASGALLALIAVVCWTWYPLRNADWLRAHPDRSPRAWATAQGVATLPLALLGYLLLWGWMAWRGSEFAMPFGPRPGFFIALMVAIGLFASWLGTLCWNQSSQRLPTALAGQLIVFETLAALAYAFLLRGQMPSGLTLVGIGLLIAGVLWAVRIKPVPVPVAVEGHGL, from the coding sequence ATGTGGGTGGGAACGTTGTATGCGTTGGCGGCGGGACTGATGTGGGGCCTGGTGTTCATCGGGCCATTGCTGCTGCCCGAGTATCCGGCGGCCCTGCAATCGGTGGGGCGCTACCTGGCGTTCGGCCTGATCGCGCTGCCGCTGGCCTGGCTTGATCGCCGCGAGTTGAGCCGCCTGCGTGGCCAGGACTGGCGCGAGGCGCTCAAGCTGTCGGCGATCGGCAACCTGCTCTATTACCTCTGCCTGGCCAGTGCCATCCAGCGCGCAGGCGGGCCGCTGCCGACGATGATCATCGGCACCTTGCCGGTGGTGATCGCCATCACCGCCAACCTGCGCAATGGCCACCGCGATGGGCGCCTGCCATGGGCCAGGCTGATGCCCTCGTTGCTGGTGATTGGCCTGGGTATCGCCTGTGTCAACCAGGCCGAGTTGGCGCAACTGCGCGCGCAGTCCGACGGCGATGGCTGGCGGCATGCATCGGGCGCGTTGCTGGCTTTGATCGCGGTGGTGTGCTGGACCTGGTATCCGCTGCGCAACGCCGACTGGTTGCGCGCGCATCCGGATCGCAGCCCGCGTGCGTGGGCCACCGCGCAGGGCGTGGCCACGTTGCCCCTGGCGCTGCTGGGTTACCTGCTGCTGTGGGGCTGGATGGCCTGGCGCGGCAGCGAGTTCGCGATGCCGTTCGGGCCACGGCCCGGTTTCTTCATCGCCTTGATGGTGGCGATTGGCTTGTTTGCATCGTGGCTGGGAACGCTGTGCTGGAACCAGTCTTCGCAGCGCCTGCCCACCGCCCTGGCCGGCCAGTTGATCGTGTTCGAGACGTTGGCGGCGTTGGCTTACGCGTTCCTGTTGCGCGGACAGATGCCGTCAGGGCTGACCCTGGTGGGGATTGGCCTGTTGATTGCCGGCGTGTTGTGGGCCGTGCGGATCAAGCCCGTGCCGGTGCCGGTGGCGGTGGAGGGTCATGGCTTGTAG
- the hutU gene encoding urocanate hydratase codes for MSNPRHDPSRVIRAPRGNQLTCKSWLSEAPYRMLQNNLDAEVAEDPTSLVVYGGIGRAARNWECYDAILKALRNLEDDQTLLVQSGKPVGVFPTHADAPRVLIANSNLVPHWATWEHFNELDRKGLMMYGQMTAGSWIYIGSQGIVQGTYETFVEMGRQHFGGDLTGKWILTAGLGGMGGAQPLAASLAGASSLTIECQQSRIDFRLRTRYVDEQATDLDDALARIAKYTGSGEAKSIALLGNAAEILPELVRRGVRPDCVTDQTSAHDPVHGYLPIGWSVEQWLREQKANPDKLRDAAKASMRTHVEAMLAFHAAGVPTVDYGNNIRQMAFDEGLKNAFDFPGFVPAYVRPLFCRGVGPFRWVALSGDPEDIYKTDAKVKELIPDDVHLHRWLDMARERISFQGLPARICWVGLGLRHKLGLAFNEMVRNGELKAPVVIGRDHLDSGSVASPNRETEAMRDGSDAVSDWPLLNAMLNVAGGATWVSLHHGGGVGMGYSQHSGVVIVCDGTAEADKRIARVLWNDPGTGVMRHADAGYEIAQDCAREQGLNLPMLG; via the coding sequence ATGTCCAACCCGCGACACGATCCTTCCCGCGTCATCCGCGCCCCACGCGGCAACCAGCTCACCTGCAAGTCCTGGTTGAGCGAAGCGCCCTACCGGATGCTGCAGAACAACCTGGATGCGGAAGTGGCCGAGGACCCCACCTCGCTGGTGGTCTATGGCGGCATCGGCCGCGCCGCGCGCAACTGGGAATGCTACGACGCGATCCTCAAGGCGCTGCGCAACCTGGAAGACGACCAGACCCTGCTGGTGCAATCGGGCAAACCGGTCGGCGTGTTCCCCACCCATGCCGACGCACCACGCGTGCTGATCGCCAACTCCAACCTGGTGCCGCACTGGGCCACCTGGGAGCACTTCAACGAACTCGATCGCAAAGGCCTGATGATGTACGGCCAGATGACCGCGGGCTCGTGGATCTACATCGGCTCGCAGGGCATCGTGCAGGGCACCTACGAAACCTTCGTGGAAATGGGGCGCCAGCATTTCGGTGGCGATTTGACCGGCAAGTGGATCCTCACCGCCGGCCTGGGCGGCATGGGCGGCGCGCAGCCGCTGGCCGCCTCGCTGGCCGGCGCCAGTTCGCTGACGATTGAATGCCAGCAGAGCCGCATCGATTTCCGCCTGCGCACGCGCTATGTCGATGAGCAGGCCACCGACCTCGACGATGCGTTGGCGCGCATCGCCAAATACACCGGCAGCGGCGAAGCCAAATCGATTGCCTTGCTCGGCAATGCCGCGGAGATCCTGCCCGAACTGGTACGCCGAGGCGTGCGTCCGGATTGCGTGACCGATCAAACTTCCGCCCACGACCCGGTGCATGGCTACCTGCCGATCGGCTGGAGCGTGGAGCAGTGGCTGCGCGAGCAGAAGGCCAATCCCGACAAGCTGCGCGACGCCGCCAAAGCGTCGATGCGCACGCATGTGGAAGCCATGCTGGCCTTCCACGCGGCCGGCGTTCCCACCGTCGACTACGGCAACAACATCCGCCAGATGGCGTTCGACGAAGGCTTGAAGAACGCCTTCGATTTCCCCGGCTTCGTGCCGGCGTATGTGCGTCCGCTGTTCTGCCGCGGCGTCGGCCCGTTCCGTTGGGTGGCGCTCAGCGGTGATCCGGAGGACATCTACAAGACCGACGCCAAGGTCAAGGAACTGATTCCGGACGATGTACATCTGCACCGCTGGCTGGACATGGCGCGCGAGCGCATCAGCTTCCAGGGCCTGCCGGCGCGCATCTGCTGGGTGGGCCTGGGCCTGCGCCACAAGCTCGGCCTGGCCTTCAACGAGATGGTGCGTAATGGCGAGCTGAAGGCGCCGGTGGTGATTGGCCGGGATCATCTGGACAGCGGATCGGTGGCGTCACCCAATCGCGAAACCGAGGCCATGCGCGATGGTTCCGACGCCGTCTCGGATTGGCCGCTGCTCAACGCCATGTTGAACGTGGCCGGGGGCGCCACCTGGGTGTCCCTGCATCACGGCGGCGGTGTGGGCATGGGCTATTCGCAGCACAGCGGCGTGGTGATCGTCTGCGACGGCACGGCCGAAGCCGACAAGCGCATCGCCCGCGTGTTGTGGAACGACCCGGGCACCGGCGTGATGCGTCATGCCGATGCCGGTTACGAGATTGCCCAGGACTGCGCGCGCGAGCAGGGCCTGAATCTGCCGATGCTCGGCTGA
- a CDS encoding MoaD/ThiS family protein — protein sequence MAKVVLAPALTRWLPAAANHSPGELALQVAGADVGQVLQAVFQTHPGLRGYVLDEQGAVRHHVAVFVDGQALQDKRDLRQPVAADGEVYVMQALSGG from the coding sequence ATGGCCAAGGTGGTTTTGGCGCCTGCGCTGACGCGTTGGCTGCCGGCCGCGGCGAATCACTCGCCGGGCGAACTGGCCTTGCAGGTGGCCGGCGCCGACGTCGGCCAGGTGCTGCAGGCCGTCTTCCAGACCCATCCGGGCTTGCGCGGCTACGTGCTGGACGAGCAGGGGGCGGTGCGCCATCACGTGGCCGTCTTCGTGGATGGCCAGGCATTGCAGGACAAACGCGACCTGCGCCAGCCGGTGGCCGCCGATGGCGAGGTCTATGTGATGCAAGCCCTGTCGGGAGGCTGA
- a CDS encoding DUF1428 domain-containing protein — MSYVDGFVLAVPNENKQKFIDYANKFDTIFIEFGATRIWECWGDDVPKGEVTDFYRSVQAKDDETVVFSWVEWPDKATRDAGMKKVMEDPRMEAANPMPLDGKRMIFGGFTPVLKLEK; from the coding sequence ATGTCTTACGTAGATGGATTCGTACTGGCCGTTCCGAATGAAAACAAGCAGAAGTTCATCGACTACGCCAACAAGTTCGACACGATCTTCATCGAGTTTGGCGCCACCCGCATCTGGGAGTGCTGGGGTGATGACGTGCCCAAGGGCGAAGTCACCGACTTCTATCGTTCGGTCCAGGCCAAGGACGACGAGACCGTGGTGTTCTCGTGGGTGGAATGGCCCGACAAGGCCACCCGCGATGCCGGCATGAAGAAGGTGATGGAAGACCCACGCATGGAAGCCGCCAACCCGATGCCGCTGGATGGCAAGCGGATGATCTTCGGCGGCTTCACGCCGGTGCTCAAGCTGGAGAAGTAA
- a CDS encoding helix-turn-helix domain-containing protein, with amino-acid sequence MPMNEKSLKKRDAARDIGAELLDAVRRVKRGDTGQVHQVPVSLAQEARQRLGLSQSQFAEVLGVSVRTLQDWEQKRRQPSGAARTLIKIAALRPDAVQEALELSHS; translated from the coding sequence ATGCCAATGAATGAAAAATCATTGAAAAAGCGCGATGCGGCGCGAGACATCGGCGCCGAGTTGCTGGATGCGGTGCGTCGGGTCAAACGCGGCGATACCGGTCAAGTCCACCAGGTGCCGGTTTCGCTTGCGCAGGAAGCGCGACAGCGACTGGGTCTGTCGCAGTCGCAGTTCGCCGAAGTATTGGGCGTATCGGTTCGAACGCTTCAGGATTGGGAGCAGAAGCGTCGCCAGCCTTCGGGAGCGGCACGCACGCTGATCAAGATCGCGGCATTGCGTCCTGACGCTGTGCAGGAAGCGTTGGAGTTGAGTCACTCCTGA
- a CDS encoding bifunctional diguanylate cyclase/phosphodiesterase codes for MDEGRRLLGFPPVAWAAVVLLTGLAFTAWLAQREWRELQANSEAQRRALAHAAVLQLRQPLETVASELRAMQTVFLANDRMDQERFNQVTENLQRQRIGPARVATAFASRAADEHGRAHYRYEYITPMQGNEVLLGLDIASQRDNLQALESARDSNAATLSAPFVLRQGLPRHRDPLGITIRLPVYSDGVQPASLLERREREMGALAVSLRLAPLIRDALRGEVLDAFRVSVRDMGRADEAPFFDSLAAVAPDAQSYRQELDFGGRRWELHLMSRPMVQDKARLEVILSAGITISVLMALLLWSLATMRRRALDLGHEMSARFRESEARFRTLNELLPALVLLSDGEGRILYANQAARLRLGDVVSAGVPLTALFADAELRERVRQPVNSGDYWVNVEAQMIGLGGLEFWANASIARVELEDEVRLLMVATDISEQRELTERLSYQASHDALTELFNRREFERRIEQALSERRRGGRPCALLYIDLDQFKLINDISGHTAGDQLLAQLALAMRLQLRGDDTLARLGGDEFGLLAFDLDMAGARALAERLRTCIESQMFVWQERTYTVSASIGVVVVEHGDPTLKDLMAWADTACYVAKENGRNRVHLYSEDDEATRRYGEMEWANRLRWAMEENRLLLDYQEIVPLDGRNEEGARIELLLRLRDEDGRIVLPGAFLPAAERYGLMPMVDRWVIRTALAHLSDVHAEGRGLQQCAINLSGASIEDEGLADYILALIGEHGIEPSRLCFEITETVAVRNLLKVVGIVERLRAVGCRIALDDFGAGMSSFGYLKSLPVDVIKIDGSFIRDLEVDAMSRTIVSAIAQIGHQRGLSVVAEWVGSMSVVQALRELGVDYGQGMALHRPERVAFQRPRQAA; via the coding sequence ATGGATGAAGGACGCCGCCTGCTGGGCTTTCCGCCGGTGGCCTGGGCCGCCGTGGTGCTGCTCACCGGCCTGGCCTTCACCGCCTGGCTGGCACAGCGCGAGTGGCGCGAACTGCAGGCCAACAGCGAAGCGCAGCGGCGTGCCCTCGCCCACGCTGCCGTGTTGCAACTGCGCCAGCCGCTGGAAACCGTGGCCTCGGAACTGCGCGCCATGCAGACGGTGTTCCTGGCCAATGACCGGATGGACCAGGAGCGGTTCAACCAGGTCACCGAGAACCTGCAGCGCCAGCGCATCGGTCCGGCACGCGTGGCCACCGCCTTTGCCAGCCGTGCCGCCGACGAACACGGCCGCGCACATTACCGCTACGAATACATCACGCCCATGCAGGGCAACGAAGTGCTGCTGGGCCTGGACATCGCCAGTCAACGCGACAACCTGCAGGCGCTGGAAAGCGCGCGCGACAGCAACGCCGCCACGCTCTCGGCGCCGTTCGTGCTGCGCCAGGGCCTGCCGCGCCATCGCGACCCGTTGGGCATCACCATCCGCCTGCCGGTGTACTCCGATGGCGTGCAGCCGGCCAGCCTGCTGGAGCGCCGCGAGCGCGAGATGGGCGCACTGGCGGTCAGCCTGCGGCTGGCGCCGCTGATTCGCGATGCCTTGCGTGGTGAAGTGCTCGACGCCTTCCGCGTCAGTGTGCGCGACATGGGCCGTGCCGATGAGGCGCCGTTCTTCGATTCACTGGCTGCGGTCGCCCCCGATGCTCAGAGCTATCGGCAGGAGCTTGATTTCGGCGGACGTCGCTGGGAACTGCATCTGATGTCGCGTCCGATGGTCCAGGACAAGGCGCGGCTGGAAGTGATCCTGAGCGCGGGCATCACCATCAGCGTGTTGATGGCGCTGCTGCTGTGGTCACTGGCCACCATGCGTCGCCGTGCCCTCGACCTGGGCCACGAGATGAGCGCCCGCTTCCGTGAAAGCGAAGCGCGCTTCCGCACCCTCAATGAACTGCTGCCGGCGCTGGTGCTGCTGTCCGATGGCGAAGGCCGCATCCTCTACGCCAACCAGGCGGCGCGACTGCGGCTGGGCGACGTGGTGTCCGCCGGCGTGCCGCTCACCGCGTTGTTCGCCGATGCCGAACTGCGCGAACGCGTGCGCCAGCCGGTCAACAGCGGCGACTACTGGGTCAACGTGGAAGCGCAGATGATTGGCCTGGGTGGCCTGGAATTCTGGGCCAATGCGTCGATCGCACGGGTCGAGCTGGAAGACGAAGTGCGCCTGCTGATGGTCGCCACCGACATCTCCGAACAGCGCGAGCTGACCGAACGCCTGAGCTACCAGGCCAGCCACGACGCGTTGACCGAACTGTTCAACCGCCGCGAGTTCGAACGCCGTATCGAGCAGGCCCTGTCCGAGCGCCGCCGCGGCGGTCGCCCGTGCGCGCTGCTCTATATCGATCTGGATCAGTTCAAGCTGATCAACGACATCTCCGGCCATACCGCCGGCGACCAGCTGCTGGCGCAACTGGCGCTGGCGATGCGCCTGCAGTTGCGCGGCGACGATACCCTCGCCCGTCTGGGCGGCGACGAGTTCGGCCTGCTCGCCTTCGACCTGGACATGGCCGGCGCGCGCGCCCTGGCCGAACGCCTGCGCACCTGCATCGAATCGCAGATGTTCGTCTGGCAGGAGCGCACCTACACCGTCAGCGCCAGCATCGGCGTGGTGGTGGTGGAACACGGCGACCCGACCTTGAAGGACTTGATGGCGTGGGCGGATACCGCCTGCTACGTGGCCAAGGAAAACGGTCGCAACCGCGTCCACCTGTACAGCGAGGACGACGAAGCCACCCGCCGTTACGGCGAGATGGAGTGGGCCAACCGGCTGCGCTGGGCGATGGAGGAAAACCGCCTGCTGCTGGACTACCAGGAGATCGTGCCGCTGGATGGCCGCAACGAAGAAGGCGCGCGCATCGAGTTGCTGCTGCGCCTGCGCGATGAGGATGGCCGCATCGTTTTGCCGGGCGCGTTCCTGCCGGCCGCCGAGCGTTATGGCCTGATGCCGATGGTGGATCGCTGGGTGATCCGCACGGCGTTGGCGCATCTGTCGGACGTGCACGCCGAAGGTCGCGGGCTGCAGCAATGCGCCATCAACCTGTCCGGCGCGAGCATCGAGGACGAGGGCCTGGCCGACTACATCCTGGCGCTGATTGGCGAGCATGGCATCGAGCCATCACGCCTGTGCTTCGAGATCACCGAGACGGTGGCGGTGCGCAACCTGCTCAAGGTGGTCGGCATCGTCGAGCGGCTGCGCGCGGTCGGCTGCCGGATCGCGCTGGATGACTTTGGCGCCGGCATGTCCTCGTTCGGCTACCTGAAAAGCCTGCCGGTGGATGTGATCAAAATCGACGGCAGCTTTATCCGTGATCTGGAAGTGGATGCGATGAGCCGCACCATCGTCAGCGCGATTGCGCAGATCGGCCATCAGCGCGGCTTGAGCGTGGTGGCCGAATGGGTGGGCAGCATGAGCGTGGTGCAGGCCCTGCGCGAACTGGGCGTGGACTACGGGCAGGGAATGGCGCTACATCGGCCGGAGCGGGTCGCGTTCCAGCGGCCGCGGCAGGCGGCGTGA
- a CDS encoding AraC family transcriptional regulator — translation MGAMQGVPEQFEATQDNAEFRHPAHRPGVELYRAHIVRHSFEPHAHEAYGLGAIESGAERFRYAGSEQYAGAGSLLLMNPEALHTGRAETEEGWRYRMIYLDREVLEQVTGDAGWSFDQAVRHDAARAAQVGQRLQALWYCDTPLAFDSLLAELIDLVRPDARVARQARQEARPRFSEVTDFLRANLDRSLRLDDLAQVAGLSPFHFLRQFRAQHHVTPQQMLMAYRMHDAKRRQAAGEAAAQVAAATGMVDQAHLTHSFARRYGVTPGRYQRQVRG, via the coding sequence ATGGGCGCCATGCAAGGCGTGCCCGAACAGTTCGAAGCGACCCAGGACAATGCGGAATTCCGCCATCCGGCCCACCGGCCGGGGGTGGAACTGTATCGCGCGCACATCGTCCGCCATTCCTTCGAGCCACATGCCCATGAGGCGTATGGCCTGGGTGCGATCGAAAGCGGCGCCGAGCGCTTCCGCTATGCCGGCAGCGAGCAGTACGCCGGCGCCGGTTCGCTGCTGCTGATGAATCCGGAAGCGCTGCATACCGGCCGCGCCGAGACCGAGGAAGGCTGGCGCTACCGGATGATCTACCTGGATCGCGAAGTGCTGGAACAGGTGACCGGTGATGCAGGCTGGAGTTTCGACCAGGCCGTGCGTCACGATGCCGCCCGCGCCGCGCAGGTGGGCCAGCGCCTGCAGGCGCTCTGGTACTGCGATACGCCGCTGGCCTTCGACTCGTTGCTGGCCGAATTGATTGATCTGGTGCGACCCGATGCACGGGTGGCACGACAGGCGCGGCAGGAAGCGCGTCCGCGATTCTCCGAGGTCACCGACTTCCTCCGCGCCAACCTCGATCGAAGCCTGCGGCTGGATGATCTGGCGCAGGTGGCCGGATTGAGTCCATTCCATTTCCTGCGCCAGTTCCGCGCCCAGCATCACGTGACCCCGCAGCAGATGCTGATGGCCTACCGCATGCATGACGCCAAGCGGCGCCAGGCGGCAGGCGAGGCGGCCGCGCAAGTGGCGGCGGCGACCGGCATGGTCGATCAGGCCCACCTCACGCACAGTTTTGCCCGCCGCTACGGCGTTACCCCCGGTCGTTACCAGCGCCAGGTGCGCGGCTGA
- a CDS encoding GNAT family N-acetyltransferase: MMASVDAAALDNPFWSALSTLHAGIARVDGAVRRYPAEYAPFLGVADADVDVAPALDRLLVADESVYLLGVACAVPAGWTMEAFQPLAQMVCDAPLAKAAGPPILPLDESHRADLLALTALVYPHYFRERTQDMGRYFGIYEDGRLAAIIGERLGTGPSRELSAICTHPDFLGRGYARRLTAMLANDLLARGVQPFLHVSHANARAKGLYEAMGFRLRRDIGFWSLRKPAATAT, from the coding sequence ATGATGGCTTCCGTGGATGCGGCGGCGCTGGACAATCCGTTCTGGTCGGCGCTGAGCACCTTGCATGCCGGCATCGCGCGCGTGGACGGCGCGGTGCGGCGTTACCCGGCCGAGTACGCACCGTTTCTGGGCGTGGCCGATGCCGATGTCGATGTCGCGCCGGCGCTGGATAGATTGCTGGTTGCCGATGAGTCGGTCTATCTGCTCGGCGTGGCCTGCGCGGTGCCCGCAGGTTGGACGATGGAAGCGTTCCAGCCTCTCGCGCAGATGGTCTGCGATGCGCCGCTGGCGAAAGCTGCCGGTCCGCCGATCCTGCCGCTGGACGAATCCCATCGTGCCGACCTGCTCGCGCTTACCGCGCTGGTGTATCCGCATTACTTCCGCGAGCGCACGCAGGACATGGGGCGCTACTTCGGCATTTACGAAGACGGACGCCTGGCCGCGATCATCGGCGAGCGGCTGGGCACCGGGCCGAGCCGCGAACTCAGCGCCATCTGCACGCATCCGGATTTCCTCGGCCGTGGCTATGCGCGCCGGCTGACCGCCATGCTGGCCAATGATCTGCTGGCGCGCGGCGTGCAGCCGTTCCTGCATGTCAGCCACGCCAATGCGCGCGCCAAGGGCCTGTACGAGGCGATGGGTTTTCGCTTGCGTCGTGACATCGGCTTCTGGTCGTTGCGCAAGCCGGCGGCGACGGCGACTTGA
- a CDS encoding amylo-alpha-1,6-glucosidase: protein MHGLRAFAGGYSEDGLEIWTFPLQIASHYQLEFVVPGQATVAGIDVLQSVEVDALTLSRRYQAPDFRVREFIYTHASHPGVRVRYEVEGRRDVQVRARFRPSLNLMWPAGVGGQEFGWDDAAKGLVLKEPSHRFEALVSSPQATDHSQPSNDRRGSEFGQPIFLQMQPQPCGRARCASLTFAGQSEAKETTTATTAALAQVQAPTAADYARFHDATRMRLTTPDADANRALLWAQLALEQAWTCNARLGCGLVAGYGPSHGSRRPQYAWYFAGDGLIGTRALVHSGQYARAAEELAFILKYQAPDNGMIWHEMSQSAGFLDWTGDYHYMYVHVDIAFGFLATLAEYDRATGDRAFLQKHWPAVRKVYDYCLSTLDPGDGLPRVPHDKMSANEQDKLSDELTLSASWVEAAQAMSRLAADMGDATLSAQAAKASERARISVRQRYRDVAQRRWISGFTHAGKPGESTSPADLAAIGSGAGTPEEDRALLQTLAAPAYLTAWGLRSKPDTAADYDPQAYSRGSVWGLGSASAAETMWKHGQGEQAADLWRRLVPWASYDSLGHMHEVMRGDRLEAQSESVPEQMWSSAAFLSAAISGLYGLEVDAATPSLSFHPQPPVDWNALKAENIRVGQSNVTLSWQRDASGERVEVDNDGPAFTLIWTTGQGEQKQVLERGRSTLRAGLR, encoded by the coding sequence GTGCACGGACTGCGTGCGTTCGCCGGTGGCTATTCCGAAGACGGCCTGGAGATCTGGACCTTCCCGCTGCAGATCGCCTCGCACTACCAACTCGAGTTCGTCGTACCCGGCCAGGCCACGGTGGCGGGCATCGACGTGCTGCAGTCAGTGGAAGTCGATGCGCTGACCCTGAGTCGTCGCTACCAGGCGCCCGATTTCCGCGTGCGCGAGTTCATCTACACCCACGCCTCCCATCCCGGCGTGCGCGTGCGCTACGAAGTGGAAGGTCGCCGCGACGTGCAGGTGCGCGCACGTTTCCGCCCATCGCTCAACCTGATGTGGCCGGCGGGCGTCGGTGGCCAGGAATTTGGCTGGGATGACGCGGCCAAAGGCCTGGTGCTGAAAGAACCCAGCCATCGTTTCGAAGCGCTGGTCTCGTCGCCGCAAGCCACGGATCACAGCCAGCCCAGCAATGACCGGCGTGGCAGCGAATTCGGCCAGCCGATTTTCCTCCAGATGCAGCCGCAGCCTTGCGGCCGGGCGCGTTGCGCCAGCCTGACTTTTGCCGGGCAAAGCGAAGCCAAGGAAACCACCACCGCCACCACCGCCGCACTGGCGCAGGTGCAAGCGCCGACCGCCGCGGATTACGCGCGCTTCCACGACGCCACCCGCATGCGTCTGACGACGCCCGATGCCGATGCCAACCGCGCATTGCTGTGGGCGCAGCTGGCGCTGGAGCAAGCGTGGACCTGCAACGCGCGGCTGGGCTGCGGCCTGGTGGCGGGTTACGGACCTTCGCATGGTTCGCGCCGGCCGCAATACGCGTGGTATTTCGCCGGCGACGGACTGATCGGTACGCGCGCGCTGGTCCACAGCGGGCAGTACGCGCGTGCGGCCGAGGAGCTGGCCTTCATCCTCAAATACCAGGCGCCGGACAACGGCATGATCTGGCATGAGATGTCGCAGAGCGCCGGCTTCCTCGACTGGACCGGCGACTACCACTACATGTACGTGCACGTGGATATCGCCTTCGGTTTCCTCGCCACGCTGGCCGAATATGATCGCGCCACCGGCGATCGCGCGTTTTTGCAGAAGCATTGGCCGGCCGTGCGCAAGGTCTACGACTATTGCCTGTCCACGCTCGATCCCGGCGACGGCCTGCCGCGCGTGCCGCACGACAAGATGAGCGCAAACGAGCAGGACAAGCTGAGCGACGAACTGACGCTGTCGGCTTCCTGGGTGGAAGCGGCGCAGGCGATGTCGCGCCTTGCCGCTGACATGGGCGATGCGACGTTGAGCGCGCAAGCGGCCAAAGCCAGCGAGCGTGCACGCATCAGCGTGCGCCAGCGTTATCGCGACGTGGCGCAGCGGCGCTGGATCAGTGGCTTCACCCATGCCGGAAAACCCGGTGAGAGCACCTCGCCCGCGGATCTGGCGGCGATTGGTTCCGGCGCCGGCACGCCGGAAGAAGATCGCGCGTTGCTGCAAACGCTGGCCGCGCCGGCATACCTCACCGCCTGGGGCCTGCGCAGCAAGCCCGATACGGCAGCGGACTACGATCCGCAGGCTTACTCACGCGGCAGCGTCTGGGGCCTGGGGTCGGCCAGCGCGGCCGAAACAATGTGGAAACATGGCCAGGGCGAACAGGCCGCGGATCTGTGGCGGCGGCTGGTGCCGTGGGCCAGCTACGACTCGCTAGGCCATATGCATGAAGTGATGCGCGGCGATCGACTCGAAGCACAGAGCGAGTCGGTGCCTGAGCAGATGTGGTCGTCCGCGGCCTTCCTGTCCGCCGCCATCAGCGGCTTGTACGGGCTGGAAGTGGATGCCGCCACACCCAGTCTGAGCTTCCATCCGCAGCCCCCCGTGGACTGGAATGCATTGAAGGCGGAAAACATCCGGGTAGGGCAGAGCAACGTCACGCTGTCGTGGCAGCGCGATGCGAGCGGCGAGCGTGTTGAAGTCGACAACGACGGACCGGCGTTCACCCTGATCTGGACAACGGGGCAGGGCGAGCAGAAGCAGGTGCTCGAGCGTGGGCGCTCGACCTTACGGGCCGGGTTGCGATGA
- a CDS encoding glutathione S-transferase family protein codes for MKLLYQTHSPYARKALVFAHEAGLADRLQVIHHETSPTLRNPEVFEQNPLGKVPVLLRPGLPAIFESDIICAYLDTLHERPRLIPALGEPRWHALRVQAVAQGLCEAGIAVRWETVRRPEALRFPELRDGYIDKLLASYDWLENELDTGEKIHVGHVAVATALSWLEFRELPDFRAGRPRLSAWFDDFAQRPSMLATPLSGDTQDR; via the coding sequence ATGAAGCTGCTGTACCAGACGCATTCCCCTTATGCGCGCAAGGCGCTGGTGTTCGCCCATGAGGCAGGCCTGGCCGATCGCCTGCAGGTCATCCATCACGAGACCAGTCCGACCCTGCGCAATCCCGAGGTGTTCGAACAGAATCCGCTCGGCAAGGTGCCGGTGCTGCTGCGTCCCGGACTGCCGGCGATCTTCGAATCCGACATCATCTGCGCGTACCTGGACACGCTGCATGAGCGGCCACGGCTGATACCCGCGCTGGGCGAACCGCGCTGGCATGCACTGCGCGTGCAGGCGGTGGCGCAGGGCCTGTGCGAGGCCGGCATCGCGGTGCGCTGGGAAACCGTGCGCCGTCCGGAAGCGCTGCGCTTCCCGGAACTGCGCGATGGCTACATCGACAAGTTGCTGGCCAGCTACGACTGGCTCGAGAACGAGCTGGATACCGGCGAGAAAATCCACGTGGGCCATGTGGCCGTGGCCACCGCGCTGAGCTGGCTCGAGTTCCGCGAACTGCCCGACTTCCGTGCCGGCCGTCCGCGCCTGTCGGCGTGGTTCGACGACTTCGCCCAGCGTCCTTCGATGCTGGCCACGCCCTTGTCGGGCGACACGCAGGATCGCTGA